In Sphingobacterium sp. PCS056, the following proteins share a genomic window:
- a CDS encoding PAS domain-containing sensor histidine kinase, whose product MMVNDSTILSLLKHSPLATAIYDTCDLHIAYANQAMLDMWRADDSILGKTLCACFPNFEREGFSSILKNVWKTGITYRGHAMPANIVDGDNKVKRYFDFEYRAMVDENGLCYAIFHTASDVTDQKLAYHRMERQSEQLSFRNKLDILANTLSHDLKNPLSVLKLGNDFLSKNENIPEPVSKRWYKNFSDSIQNIESIINQTLQINTVRGTENKLEEIAMDQKIAEWIKEVKMNFPDQQIEFRLENLYALYADLGAVYQIFTNLIGNAVKYADKTDKAYLNIHSEIIDQGIVYVLEDNGIGIPEDELNKIFHMQVRGSNTSYRKGSGIGLSLVKDLIEFMGGNINLSSQLGKGTVIRLFFPLFEKE is encoded by the coding sequence ATGATGGTAAATGATAGCACAATATTGTCTTTACTTAAGCACTCGCCTCTGGCAACGGCTATTTATGACACCTGCGATCTTCATATCGCTTATGCTAATCAGGCCATGCTAGACATGTGGCGCGCGGATGATTCTATCCTTGGTAAAACATTATGTGCATGTTTTCCAAATTTCGAAAGAGAAGGATTCAGTTCTATTTTAAAGAATGTATGGAAGACGGGTATTACTTATCGTGGCCATGCAATGCCTGCCAATATTGTCGATGGTGATAACAAGGTAAAACGTTATTTTGATTTTGAATATCGAGCGATGGTTGATGAAAATGGACTCTGTTATGCCATCTTCCATACCGCTAGTGACGTGACTGATCAAAAACTGGCTTATCATCGAATGGAACGGCAGAGTGAACAGCTTTCTTTTCGTAATAAATTGGATATTTTGGCTAATACACTTTCTCATGATTTGAAAAACCCATTATCTGTTTTAAAATTAGGGAATGATTTTTTGAGTAAGAATGAAAATATTCCAGAGCCAGTAAGTAAACGATGGTATAAAAACTTTTCAGATTCAATCCAGAATATTGAATCCATTATTAACCAAACCTTACAAATCAATACGGTAAGAGGAACTGAAAATAAGTTGGAAGAAATCGCTATGGATCAAAAAATAGCGGAATGGATCAAAGAAGTGAAAATGAATTTTCCTGATCAACAGATTGAATTCAGATTAGAAAATCTGTACGCTCTGTATGCAGATCTTGGTGCAGTCTATCAAATATTTACTAACCTTATCGGGAATGCGGTTAAATATGCAGACAAAACCGACAAAGCTTACTTAAATATCCATAGTGAAATCATTGATCAAGGAATTGTCTACGTGCTTGAGGATAATGGTATCGGTATTCCAGAGGATGAATTAAATAAAATTTTTCATATGCAGGTAAGGGGGAGTAACACATCGTACAGAAAGGGATCTGGTATAGGGCTATCATTGGTAAAAGACTTAATTGAATTTATGGGAGGCAATATTAATCTCTCGAGTCAACTGGGAAAAGGAACTGTAATCCGTCTGTTTTTTCCACTTTTTGAAAAAGAGTAA
- a CDS encoding two-component regulator propeller domain-containing protein gives MRNNLSCLLVFLLLCFDARAQSSIAYLGIDHGLSNDFVTDIYQDQDGFMWFGTFNGLNRFDGYEFKVFRNNPLENKSLPDNRITDILEDQRGLLYIATKGGMCVLDMDRNHFTRIDLVRENSELQPIDFSIHQLEKDNHGQIFAASGKAGLLSITKTGTGLTAHTVPLYISGRVSDQEYSVSSICKTFDGRLMLMVQGVGLAMYDRKNNCIQVLVQGDFNATLMTASSDGVIWFSNSWAVTSYDLQTKAFQYYSSQNGLTNKRIVNLYFGQDRKIWVCTDGDGIQKINMDTKKIEKNTGFDEKKLTSTAVVAIYEDAQRRKWLGTIRGGVNVIDPRKGKFQLVKHNLLDRQVSPRDFISVLEQADRDHIWVGTDGSGLLKWNLKQQAFVQYPMTSRLLLERAFVTGLIQDENNQLWIGTYDAGIFKLDMASGQVKSYTCYYPNTEYVNSAAWRLFKDSRKRIWASTLGGGEVYLFDAREDQFKPLNLPIYDVLTFFEEKEDVLWMGSWSELIRLDLQTRRFKKYAVGTPVRFIKQADRHHLWVGTEGGGLLYFNAVTGQSKKYTEKEGLPSNTLLNALNDDFGNLWISTYHGLSKFDTKTRSFQNFYKSDGLQSNQFNYNAALKLSDGHLVFGGIRGFNLFQPRDLLVHAVFSPLRLTQLQINNNPYGIDNRYGTDPLNAINNLTIPYNQAVLSFSFAALDYSFSDRIKYAYFLEGWDKDWNYVDKQRSAYYSHLKEGTYTLRIKSTDANGDWNPTERTIVIQILPPWWRTGWAYTGYGMCVAAALYLYFLYVRHRALLLTKLKTAEFERDKENELTEKKVTFFTHIVHEIRTPLTLIINPIKELLKANEDEVKDYDELQDVYRHSKRLLNLVDKLLLFRKSEGNFDELSLVHLDLVSLVQEVFLCFRQIAHSRKISYTLETEIEIYPYHGDLEKLEICFFNLLQNALKYTQDGGMVTAHIKSTGQGIRIEISDSGKGIPTLLKEDIFKPFQRDLSSSNTVREGFGIGLFLVKKFVDIHHGEITYYSNPDRGMTFCVDLPQHAIVNDQDQILQVVQHASSSLEAMELDRPMVGQTLDPEVNLYSEASDRSIAHEREIMLLVDDHADIRNYLYKLFQDRFHVIQAESGEQAITILQKIEPHIIISDIMMEGGSGIDLCHKIKKSNQWSHIPFILLTASSSSEIKLKGIEGGADDYITKPFDKDMLMARVDNLIQNRNRLHEYFHSEITLQSNDHKIPVEYKEFLEKVIQAVEAHLLEEDFTVKVLAKTMGMSHSNLYRQIKAISGKSANEFIRYIRLRRAAQILITTKANVNESAYQVGFRDIKHFRQQFTKLFGCTPSEYRKRYPHLKKRYAIGGLIPTSTLQQPK, from the coding sequence ATGAGGAACAACCTATCATGCCTTCTTGTTTTTTTATTGCTATGCTTTGATGCGCGTGCGCAGTCGTCCATCGCATATTTGGGGATCGATCATGGCCTGTCTAATGATTTTGTGACCGATATCTACCAAGATCAAGATGGATTTATGTGGTTTGGAACTTTTAATGGACTCAATCGTTTTGATGGCTATGAATTTAAGGTTTTTAGAAATAATCCATTAGAAAATAAATCGCTTCCCGACAATCGCATTACGGATATTCTTGAAGATCAAAGGGGTCTTCTTTATATTGCAACCAAGGGCGGAATGTGTGTTTTGGACATGGATCGTAATCATTTTACCCGGATAGATCTAGTTCGGGAAAATTCTGAATTGCAACCGATAGATTTCTCCATCCATCAGCTGGAGAAAGATAACCATGGTCAAATCTTCGCCGCTTCCGGGAAAGCGGGTCTATTGTCGATTACGAAAACAGGAACAGGTCTCACAGCACATACTGTCCCTTTATATATTTCAGGAAGAGTGAGTGATCAGGAGTACAGTGTCAGTTCGATCTGTAAAACTTTTGATGGAAGATTAATGCTGATGGTACAGGGGGTAGGCTTAGCCATGTATGATCGTAAAAATAACTGCATTCAAGTTCTTGTACAGGGAGATTTTAATGCGACATTGATGACTGCGTCAAGCGATGGAGTGATATGGTTTTCAAACAGCTGGGCAGTTACCAGTTATGATCTGCAAACTAAAGCCTTTCAGTATTATAGTTCACAAAATGGCCTAACCAATAAAAGGATTGTGAATCTTTATTTTGGTCAGGACCGTAAAATCTGGGTATGTACCGATGGAGATGGTATACAAAAGATTAATATGGATACCAAAAAAATCGAAAAGAATACGGGTTTTGATGAAAAAAAACTAACCAGTACTGCTGTTGTTGCTATCTACGAAGATGCTCAGCGTCGGAAATGGTTAGGAACGATTCGTGGTGGAGTGAATGTGATCGATCCTCGTAAGGGTAAGTTTCAATTAGTAAAGCATAATTTATTGGACAGGCAGGTAAGCCCTCGGGATTTTATTTCTGTGTTGGAACAAGCAGATCGTGATCATATATGGGTCGGTACGGATGGTTCTGGTCTGTTGAAGTGGAATTTAAAACAACAAGCATTTGTACAGTACCCCATGACCTCCCGATTGCTTCTTGAGCGCGCGTTTGTCACGGGGCTTATTCAGGATGAGAACAATCAATTATGGATTGGGACCTATGATGCTGGTATTTTTAAGTTGGATATGGCTAGCGGTCAGGTCAAGTCCTATACCTGTTATTATCCCAATACGGAATATGTCAATTCAGCAGCTTGGCGTTTGTTTAAAGATAGCCGAAAGCGAATCTGGGCATCGACTTTGGGAGGGGGAGAGGTCTATCTTTTTGATGCGAGGGAAGATCAGTTTAAACCTTTAAACTTGCCCATATATGATGTACTTACTTTTTTTGAGGAAAAGGAAGATGTTCTTTGGATGGGATCTTGGTCTGAATTGATCCGCTTGGACCTGCAAACCAGACGTTTTAAAAAATATGCAGTGGGCACACCTGTCCGTTTTATTAAGCAGGCAGATCGTCATCATTTATGGGTAGGTACGGAAGGGGGAGGATTATTATACTTTAATGCAGTGACGGGTCAATCTAAAAAATATACCGAAAAAGAAGGATTGCCAAGCAATACTTTATTAAATGCATTAAATGATGATTTTGGCAATTTGTGGATATCCACTTATCATGGACTTTCAAAATTTGATACCAAAACGCGTTCATTCCAAAATTTCTATAAATCTGATGGATTGCAGAGCAATCAATTTAATTATAATGCGGCGCTGAAATTGTCAGACGGACATTTGGTTTTTGGAGGTATTCGGGGGTTCAATTTGTTTCAGCCGCGTGACCTATTAGTTCATGCAGTCTTTTCGCCACTGAGACTGACGCAACTCCAGATCAATAATAATCCCTATGGTATTGATAACCGTTATGGTACAGATCCTCTCAATGCCATTAACAACTTGACAATTCCTTATAATCAGGCGGTATTATCTTTTTCCTTTGCCGCATTAGATTATAGTTTTTCTGATCGGATTAAATATGCTTATTTTCTTGAAGGTTGGGACAAGGATTGGAACTATGTGGATAAACAGCGATCAGCTTACTATTCGCATCTTAAAGAAGGAACCTATACTTTAAGAATTAAATCGACGGATGCAAATGGTGATTGGAACCCGACTGAACGTACTATTGTGATTCAGATCTTACCGCCATGGTGGCGTACAGGCTGGGCTTATACAGGCTATGGGATGTGTGTTGCCGCTGCCCTGTATCTTTATTTTCTGTATGTAAGGCATCGAGCGTTGTTGTTGACCAAATTGAAGACTGCTGAATTTGAACGCGATAAGGAAAATGAACTTACAGAGAAAAAAGTCACATTTTTTACGCATATCGTACACGAAATACGTACGCCGCTTACCCTTATTATAAATCCAATAAAAGAATTACTGAAGGCCAACGAAGATGAGGTAAAAGATTATGACGAGCTTCAGGATGTGTACCGTCATTCCAAACGATTGTTAAATCTGGTGGATAAATTATTACTCTTCAGAAAATCCGAAGGAAACTTTGATGAACTATCTCTTGTTCATTTGGATCTAGTGAGTTTGGTTCAGGAAGTTTTTCTATGTTTTCGGCAAATTGCGCACTCGCGAAAGATCAGCTACACATTGGAAACGGAGATCGAAATTTATCCCTATCATGGAGATCTTGAAAAATTGGAAATCTGTTTTTTTAATCTGCTGCAGAATGCCTTAAAATATACACAAGATGGTGGAATGGTGACCGCACATATTAAAAGTACTGGTCAAGGTATTCGCATTGAAATTTCGGATTCGGGCAAGGGTATTCCGACTTTGTTGAAGGAAGATATCTTTAAGCCATTTCAGCGTGATTTATCCTCTTCCAATACTGTTAGGGAGGGTTTTGGAATAGGCTTGTTTCTAGTCAAAAAATTTGTGGATATCCATCATGGTGAAATCACGTATTACTCCAATCCTGATCGCGGGATGACTTTTTGTGTTGACTTGCCACAGCATGCAATTGTCAATGATCAGGATCAAATTTTGCAAGTTGTCCAGCATGCTTCTTCTTCTTTGGAAGCGATGGAACTAGATCGTCCGATGGTAGGGCAAACCTTAGATCCTGAAGTTAACCTTTATAGCGAGGCCTCCGATAGATCAATTGCTCATGAACGCGAGATCATGTTATTGGTGGATGATCATGCTGATATCAGAAATTATCTCTACAAATTGTTTCAAGATCGGTTTCATGTCATACAGGCTGAAAGTGGAGAACAGGCGATAACAATCTTACAAAAAATAGAACCCCATATCATCATTAGTGATATTATGATGGAAGGTGGCTCGGGGATTGATCTATGTCATAAAATAAAGAAAAGTAATCAATGGAGCCATATCCCTTTCATTCTTCTGACAGCAAGTTCTTCATCAGAAATCAAGCTAAAGGGTATTGAAGGAGGGGCAGATGACTACATAACCAAACCTTTTGATAAAGATATGCTGATGGCACGTGTAGACAATCTGATTCAGAATAGGAATCGTCTGCACGAATATTTCCATAGCGAGATCACATTACAGTCCAATGACCATAAAATTCCTGTTGAATATAAAGAGTTTTTGGAAAAGGTGATCCAAGCTGTTGAAGCACACTTGTTGGAAGAAGATTTTACGGTAAAAGTACTGGCTAAAACTATGGGGATGAGCCATTCAAATCTTTATAGACAAATTAAAGCAATATCAGGAAAATCTGCCAATGAATTCATTCGATATATCCGACTTCGTAGGGCCGCACAAATTCTAATTACGACCAAAGCAAATGTCAATGAATCTGCATATCAAGTTGGTTTTCGTGATATTAAACATTTTAGACAACAGTTTACAAAGCTTTTTGGCTGTACACCATCAGAATATCGAAAGCGTTATCCACATTTAAAGAAGCGCTATGCGATAGGTGGACTGATTCCGACTTCCACACTGCAGCAACCAAAGTAA
- a CDS encoding polysaccharide biosynthesis protein: MIGFLAAVKSCLRKDNPRSVILMIDMCLVFLSYVISIYVLYNLKGFSNTSFVLKKLILIGLVYFILFLYKSTYKGIVRQTGIRDTVKIFKTTGTAYIILIGLMIMIIAEVEKDSLAGEYLRIPYGVLTMQFCILMLLMVGARVIYRTIFEYLVLPPRKIENILIFGASRPGISTYSMLNEDSEVKYHVVAFVEDQISRVGNRLAGLKILDITEVTQDFIKKNQISDVVIAVENNDPERLQYVSEWFHQLGLELKIMSPARILPNSSVKREIRPLEIHDLLGRKAIQLDRQEIDAEMDGKVILITGAAGSIGSELARQIAQRPYKRLILVDQAESALYDIQQSIRCTESKNLHCVVADVRNYAFMQKIFADYHPDLVFHAAAYKHVPLMEANPYESIQTNVLGSKNIAELSMQYQVKKVVLVSTDKAVNPTNVMGATKRIAEIYISSCSGKSLTQFIITRFGNVLGSNGSVIPLFEKQMAQGGPLTLTHPEITRYFMTIPEACLLVQEAGVMGKGGEIFIFDMGKSIRIIDLAKRMINLKGYRYPQDIDIQIVGLRPGEKIYEELLANNENTIKTHHPKIMIAQVNHDNLNGKMELINDLCQMILQAQINLPNFMHLVRCMKKIVPEFRSQNSEFEILDTELRGEDEVPIYPIVKNA; encoded by the coding sequence ATGATTGGTTTTTTAGCTGCTGTCAAGAGCTGCTTACGTAAAGATAATCCTCGGTCGGTCATTTTAATGATCGATATGTGCTTAGTGTTTTTAAGCTATGTCATTTCTATTTATGTTCTATATAATTTAAAGGGATTTTCTAATACATCCTTTGTTTTGAAAAAACTGATCCTAATAGGTCTAGTATATTTCATACTTTTCCTCTATAAAAGTACTTATAAAGGTATTGTTCGTCAAACAGGTATTAGAGATACGGTGAAAATTTTTAAGACCACGGGAACTGCATATATAATTCTGATTGGATTGATGATTATGATCATAGCAGAGGTCGAGAAAGACAGCCTTGCAGGAGAATATTTACGGATCCCATATGGCGTATTGACTATGCAGTTTTGTATTTTGATGTTGCTTATGGTCGGGGCGCGTGTAATTTACCGTACAATTTTTGAATACTTAGTTTTACCACCCAGAAAGATTGAGAATATCTTGATTTTTGGAGCTTCTAGACCTGGTATTTCTACATATTCCATGTTAAATGAAGATTCTGAAGTCAAATACCATGTTGTTGCTTTTGTAGAAGATCAGATATCTCGTGTAGGCAATAGGTTGGCAGGTTTGAAAATTTTAGATATTACAGAGGTTACCCAAGATTTTATCAAAAAAAATCAGATATCTGATGTTGTTATTGCAGTAGAAAATAATGATCCTGAACGTTTACAATATGTGTCTGAATGGTTTCATCAGTTGGGATTAGAACTGAAAATAATGTCTCCTGCACGTATTTTGCCGAATTCAAGTGTCAAGCGTGAAATTCGTCCTTTGGAAATCCATGATCTACTTGGAAGAAAGGCCATTCAATTGGATCGTCAAGAAATCGATGCAGAAATGGATGGGAAAGTCATCCTGATTACAGGTGCTGCTGGTTCTATAGGATCGGAATTGGCTAGACAGATTGCACAGCGTCCATATAAGAGATTGATTTTGGTGGATCAGGCAGAATCTGCTTTATACGATATACAGCAATCAATCCGATGCACAGAGTCAAAAAACTTGCATTGTGTGGTGGCTGATGTTCGAAACTATGCTTTTATGCAAAAAATATTTGCAGATTATCATCCTGATTTAGTCTTCCATGCCGCTGCTTATAAACATGTCCCATTGATGGAGGCAAATCCATACGAATCTATCCAAACCAATGTCTTGGGCAGTAAAAATATTGCAGAATTATCGATGCAATATCAGGTTAAGAAAGTGGTTTTAGTTTCGACAGATAAGGCTGTTAATCCGACGAACGTTATGGGAGCAACTAAGCGTATAGCAGAAATATATATCAGTAGTTGTAGTGGAAAATCCCTTACCCAGTTTATTATTACAAGATTTGGCAATGTCTTGGGATCCAATGGCTCTGTAATTCCTTTATTTGAAAAGCAGATGGCTCAAGGTGGGCCGTTAACTTTAACACATCCAGAAATCACCAGATATTTTATGACTATTCCAGAAGCTTGTTTACTAGTTCAAGAAGCGGGTGTAATGGGTAAAGGAGGGGAGATATTTATATTTGATATGGGAAAGTCAATTCGTATTATTGATCTAGCGAAACGTATGATTAATTTAAAGGGATATCGTTATCCTCAAGATATTGATATTCAAATTGTCGGTCTAAGGCCTGGTGAAAAGATTTATGAAGAACTTTTAGCAAATAATGAGAATACAATTAAAACGCATCACCCTAAAATCATGATTGCTCAGGTGAATCATGATAACTTGAATGGAAAGATGGAGTTAATCAATGATTTATGCCAAATGATTTTACAAGCTCAAATAAATTTGCCCAATTTTATGCATTTGGTCAGGTGTATGAAGAAAATTGTCCCAGAATTTAGATCTCAAAATTCAGAATTTGAGATTCTTGATACTGAATTACGAGGAGAGGATGAAGTGCCGATCTATCCCATAGTTAAGAATGCATAA
- a CDS encoding acyltransferase family protein, protein MSFRYDIGLLRAIAVCFVLFYHYQIPFFEGGYIGVDIFFVISGFLMTKIILADVKNKSFSYLDFVCRRIKRIVPAQLFVATVMLLVLPLLYFDVDLKMNAKYIAVSLAFISNIYYATLSGDYFSPEYQDNLFLHSWSLAVEWQFYLLYPVILLLLRRMYFYRFHRFRYFMIGLSILSFTAGLWYPYAQSWSFYMMPTRAWEFLLGALGFLYSRELRYAFKSILVPITVGMLGLLFLSVIFFDIGHAWPSTMIVIPVIATMIILALDIQFSWYKIPAIQFLGKISYSLYLWHWPIYVLYKKYEFLMQSPYWIFLVFFLSFFFAIISYYLVERNKNNLSVKKLMIVAFFLISNSMILFIWPKNMIWNYVRRIDSSYIHYFQYEEYQHLNPCNCYITRSDRYDNYDQPTCLKIDSAKENILLMGDSHAAQLSTALRNVLTKEQHLLEMSLSLTFPFPSPKGYQKSVDLWRYFYQEFLPQNHEHVHKIFISVHWLMHNDDEMNYTPAEIKAGLQQIINIFDHYGIDYYFIGQIEYYRIPYRQIALKKLFNPEMNEYEYSVEEAKDVNNFMKRIIPSGHYIDLYKNKEIAHHSVKEHMPYIYDRHHLTDFGAREVVNYLTRHGYL, encoded by the coding sequence ATGAGCTTTCGCTATGATATAGGCCTATTGAGAGCAATTGCTGTATGCTTTGTTTTATTTTATCATTATCAAATTCCTTTTTTCGAAGGTGGTTATATAGGTGTTGATATTTTTTTCGTCATCTCTGGATTTTTGATGACCAAAATTATATTAGCAGATGTCAAAAATAAGAGCTTTTCTTATCTTGATTTTGTTTGCCGCAGAATAAAGCGAATCGTACCGGCCCAACTTTTTGTAGCGACAGTTATGCTTCTTGTGTTACCGTTATTGTATTTTGATGTTGATCTCAAAATGAATGCGAAATACATCGCAGTAAGTCTTGCATTTATTTCCAATATCTATTATGCCACACTATCGGGTGATTATTTTTCTCCGGAATATCAGGATAATCTATTCTTGCATAGTTGGTCGCTAGCAGTAGAATGGCAATTTTATCTCCTTTATCCCGTTATTTTGTTGCTATTAAGAAGAATGTATTTTTATCGATTTCATCGTTTTCGATATTTCATGATCGGACTTAGTATTTTATCTTTTACGGCTGGGCTGTGGTATCCCTATGCTCAATCTTGGAGTTTTTATATGATGCCTACCCGAGCTTGGGAATTTTTACTTGGGGCTCTAGGATTTTTGTATAGTCGGGAATTGCGATATGCATTCAAATCAATACTTGTTCCTATTACTGTAGGTATGCTAGGTCTTTTGTTTCTTTCGGTAATATTTTTCGATATTGGACATGCTTGGCCTTCAACCATGATCGTAATTCCGGTGATAGCGACTATGATTATACTCGCTTTGGATATTCAATTCTCCTGGTATAAAATTCCTGCCATACAGTTTTTGGGAAAAATATCTTATTCGCTCTATTTATGGCATTGGCCGATATATGTATTATATAAAAAATACGAATTTTTGATGCAATCTCCTTATTGGATTTTTTTGGTGTTCTTTTTATCATTTTTCTTTGCAATAATATCTTATTATCTAGTGGAAAGGAATAAAAATAACCTGAGTGTGAAAAAACTGATGATAGTAGCTTTTTTTCTGATATCCAATTCGATGATTTTATTTATTTGGCCCAAAAATATGATTTGGAATTATGTTCGCAGAATAGATTCATCATACATCCATTATTTCCAATATGAGGAATATCAGCATTTAAACCCGTGTAATTGTTATATCACTCGTAGTGACCGTTATGATAACTATGATCAACCAACCTGTCTAAAGATAGATTCGGCAAAGGAAAATATTTTGTTGATGGGTGATAGCCATGCTGCTCAACTTTCAACGGCTTTGAGAAATGTTTTGACAAAAGAACAACACTTGCTGGAAATGAGTTTAAGTTTAACTTTCCCTTTTCCAAGTCCGAAAGGTTATCAAAAGTCGGTTGATTTATGGCGCTATTTTTATCAAGAATTTTTACCTCAAAATCACGAGCATGTTCATAAGATATTTATTTCTGTGCATTGGTTGATGCATAACGATGATGAAATGAATTATACTCCAGCAGAAATTAAGGCGGGTCTGCAACAGATTATTAATATTTTTGATCACTATGGTATAGACTATTATTTTATTGGTCAGATCGAATATTATCGGATCCCCTATAGACAGATTGCTTTAAAAAAATTGTTCAATCCAGAAATGAATGAATACGAGTACAGTGTCGAGGAGGCAAAGGATGTAAATAATTTTATGAAGCGAATAATACCATCTGGTCATTATATAGATCTATATAAAAATAAAGAAATAGCCCATCATTCGGTTAAAGAACATATGCCTTATATTTATGATAGGCATCATCTGACGGATTTTGGTGCAAGGGAAGTCGTTAATTACCTGACTAGACATGGATATTTGTAA
- a CDS encoding tyrosine-protein phosphatase: protein MAFFSNLFTKKKNSTSVRSLTQLDFLEVDMHNHLLPGIDDGSTSVQQSLGFIKELNSLGFKKFICTPHIMDGVHPNTKFTIGNAHHALSEGLKKAGSDIEIFAAAEHMIDDGLHMLIQNNDLSLIPGGYVLIEMSYLSESKALFQTILNIQKLGYKPILAHPERYNYYHTNFGIYKQIKDAGCLLQLNLLSLSRYYGVDVKAIAMTLVKSGMYDFVGTDLHHEKHLQSLKNIVDKYPVREMLKSCNILNHTLMDHINTENGQHIIAG from the coding sequence ATGGCTTTTTTTAGCAATCTATTTACAAAAAAGAAAAATTCCACTTCCGTTAGATCGTTAACCCAGTTGGATTTTCTAGAAGTCGATATGCATAATCATCTACTTCCAGGGATTGATGATGGCAGTACTTCAGTGCAACAGTCATTAGGGTTTATTAAGGAACTTAACAGTTTAGGATTTAAAAAGTTCATATGTACACCCCATATTATGGATGGCGTACATCCTAACACCAAATTTACGATCGGAAACGCACATCACGCCTTGAGCGAAGGTTTAAAAAAAGCAGGAAGTGATATTGAGATTTTCGCTGCTGCCGAACACATGATTGACGACGGTCTACATATGCTTATTCAAAACAATGATTTATCCTTGATCCCAGGAGGCTATGTTTTAATAGAGATGTCTTATCTATCCGAATCAAAAGCATTATTTCAAACTATTTTAAACATACAGAAATTAGGATATAAACCAATTTTAGCACATCCCGAACGCTACAATTACTATCACACTAATTTTGGTATATATAAGCAAATAAAAGATGCAGGCTGCTTGTTACAATTAAATCTATTGTCCCTTAGTAGATATTATGGTGTAGATGTAAAAGCGATTGCCATGACATTAGTCAAATCTGGTATGTATGATTTTGTTGGCACAGATCTCCATCACGAGAAGCACTTACAATCTTTAAAAAACATTGTTGATAAATATCCAGTAAGAGAAATGTTAAAATCCTGCAACATCCTCAATCACACATTAATGGATCATATTAATACGGAAAATGGGCAGCATATTATCGCTGGATAA